From a region of the Eretmochelys imbricata isolate rEreImb1 chromosome 6, rEreImb1.hap1, whole genome shotgun sequence genome:
- the LOC144266646 gene encoding olfactory receptor 5G9-like isoform X2 has protein sequence MEEGNHSEATEFILSGLTDRPELQVPLFMVFLLIYGITLVGNGGIIFLIIIDPRLHTPMYFFLSNLSFCDLCYSSTISFKMLLNFLAERKSISYTACAVQMYLSILFADVECLLLAVMAYDRYVAICNPLLYTVTMSRQLCKQLVAGVYAVGIVDSMIYTCCTFRLSFCSSNIINHFFCDVLPLLALSCSDIRINEIMTFAFTSCITGSSFVTVLLSYVYIISTILQIRSAESRHKAFSTCSFHLTVVVLSYGTFLFMYLRPTSSYSMDRDRVTSVFYTLVIPMLNPLIYSLRNTEVKDALRKAMNKLLTSS, from the coding sequence atggaagagggaaatCACTCGGAGGCGACTGAattcattctctcaggactgacagatcgtccggagctgcaggtccccctgTTTATGgtgttcctactgatttatggtatcaccctGGTGGGAAATGGGGGGATAATCTTCTTAATCATCATTGATCCCCGACTCCACACCCctatgtactttttcctcagtaatttgtctttctgtgacctctgctatTCCTCAACAATTTCCTTtaagatgctgctgaatttcttagccgagaggaaaagcatttcttacaCGGCCTGTGCTGTGCAAATGTATCTCTCTATCCTTTTTGCAGACgttgagtgcctcttgctggctgtgatggcgtatgaccgttatgtggccatctgtaacccgctgctgtatacggtcaccatgtccaggcagctttgtaaacagctggtggctggggtgtacGCTGTGGGGATTGTGGATTCAATGATATACACGTGTTGCACATttcggctgtcattctgcagctccaacatcatcaatcatttcttctgtgatgtcCTCCCATTGTTGGCGCTCTCCTGTTCTGACATCCGCATCAATGAGATTATGACATTTGCTTTCACGAGCTGCATTACAGGGAgcagctttgtgactgtcctcctctcctatgtgTATATCATttccaccatcctgcagatccgcTCTGCTGAGAGCCggcacaaagccttctccacctgctctttCCACTTGACTGTGGTGGTCCTGTCTTATGGCACCTTCCTCTTCATGTATTTgcgtcccacctccagctattccatggacagagacagagtgacctcagtgttttacacgctggtgatccccatgttgaaccccctcatctacagcctgaggaacacggaggtgaaggacgccttgaggaaagcaatgaataaactcCTAACGAGCTCTTGA
- the LOC144266646 gene encoding olfactory receptor 5G9-like isoform X1 — translation MAEKGTGNHSEATEFILSGLTDRPELQVPLFMVFLLIYGITLVGNGGIIFLIIIDPRLHTPMYFFLSNLSFCDLCYSSTISFKMLLNFLAERKSISYTACAVQMYLSILFADVECLLLAVMAYDRYVAICNPLLYTVTMSRQLCKQLVAGVYAVGIVDSMIYTCCTFRLSFCSSNIINHFFCDVLPLLALSCSDIRINEIMTFAFTSCITGSSFVTVLLSYVYIISTILQIRSAESRHKAFSTCSFHLTVVVLSYGTFLFMYLRPTSSYSMDRDRVTSVFYTLVIPMLNPLIYSLRNTEVKDALRKAMNKLLTSS, via the coding sequence ggaaatCACTCGGAGGCGACTGAattcattctctcaggactgacagatcgtccggagctgcaggtccccctgTTTATGgtgttcctactgatttatggtatcaccctGGTGGGAAATGGGGGGATAATCTTCTTAATCATCATTGATCCCCGACTCCACACCCctatgtactttttcctcagtaatttgtctttctgtgacctctgctatTCCTCAACAATTTCCTTtaagatgctgctgaatttcttagccgagaggaaaagcatttcttacaCGGCCTGTGCTGTGCAAATGTATCTCTCTATCCTTTTTGCAGACgttgagtgcctcttgctggctgtgatggcgtatgaccgttatgtggccatctgtaacccgctgctgtatacggtcaccatgtccaggcagctttgtaaacagctggtggctggggtgtacGCTGTGGGGATTGTGGATTCAATGATATACACGTGTTGCACATttcggctgtcattctgcagctccaacatcatcaatcatttcttctgtgatgtcCTCCCATTGTTGGCGCTCTCCTGTTCTGACATCCGCATCAATGAGATTATGACATTTGCTTTCACGAGCTGCATTACAGGGAgcagctttgtgactgtcctcctctcctatgtgTATATCATttccaccatcctgcagatccgcTCTGCTGAGAGCCggcacaaagccttctccacctgctctttCCACTTGACTGTGGTGGTCCTGTCTTATGGCACCTTCCTCTTCATGTATTTgcgtcccacctccagctattccatggacagagacagagtgacctcagtgttttacacgctggtgatccccatgttgaaccccctcatctacagcctgaggaacacggaggtgaaggacgccttgaggaaagcaatgaataaactcCTAACGAGCTCTTGA